In the Carassius auratus strain Wakin chromosome 50, ASM336829v1, whole genome shotgun sequence genome, one interval contains:
- the LOC113066537 gene encoding von Willebrand factor A domain-containing protein 5A-like isoform X2 has translation MENYGLLSENNVPVPLKSISVQVRVQDHVATVSSTLQYVNEEERPLEALFVFPLPADAAVCHFSAKIGEQEIVAEVQDRESARDQYDDAVSSGQQAFLLEESAESPDVFRLSVGCLSAGQNAAVTIIYITELAVQADHSLRFCLPAVLNPRYTPAGSGAGIVSEISSGCGAVPYTLTLSVHVSSPKPISKLESNCSLDPLVFLQSDHTQATVNLSPGHMFDKDFELFVFYQDTHQPSAIVEAGVTTAPPGSLMRDPVVMISLYPEFPEDVKKSLATRGEFVFVIDRSGSMGSMMHYGKGAKMRIESAKDTLLLLLKSLPMGCYFNIYGFGSHFESFFPQSVVYNQETMDQALKRVKEMKSDMGGTEILTPLKHIYSQRCHPDHPRQLFVFTDGEVGNTKEVLDLVKSHAHSHRCFSFGIGEGASAALITGMAREGSGHAQFITDTDRMQPKVMQSLRFALQPAVVNISVDWTLPDGLTVETLSPPINVLFQGQRTLIYAQLKGESSGGSEGTVTVKYSLKDQPVTNQLHFCLKPTEETGLSIHRLAARTLIRSLEQEKRSGAADVEGIRSRMVELSVQAGVSSVHTAFIAVNKDSRQTVKGPLQQRRVQTCDYSDFIHALAAPICGRSTINYCIDIDSLSLKAAQPVQPPASKFREYKQAKPKSLLGKLGQALSRNHDSKSFRHSRMMVEGCRASSARKVEPQKDLLLELVSLQKASGCWDLDATLADVFGKTEDELTNQKPAQVDGSVWATLLALIWLYGCKIEQQVEWQFVAMKAASWIGSQKVGDLSQCVCAGNVLLGCQVTKETLGI, from the exons GCGAGGGATCAGTATGATGATGCTGTGAGTTCGGGTCAGCAGGCGTTTCTGTTGGAAGAGAGCGCTGAGAGTCCTGATGTGTTCAGACTGAGTGTGGGGTGTCTGTCGGCGGGTCAGAACGCTGCTGTCACCATCATCTACATCACTGAGCTCGCTGTGCAGGCCGACCACTCGCTGCGCTTCTGTCTGCCGGCTGTACTCAACCCTCGATACACACCAGCAG gTTCAGGTGCTGGTATCGTCTCAGAGATTTCATCAGGATGTGGAGCTGTTCCCTACACGCTGACTCTCAGTGTCCATGTGAGCTCTCCAAAGCCCATCTCCAAACTAGAGTCCAACTGCTCTCTGGATCCTCTAGTGTTCCTGCAGTCTGATCACACTCAGGCCACG GTGAATCTGAGTCCTGGTCACATGTTTGATAAGGACTTTGAGCTGTTTGTGTTCTATCAGGATACCCATCAGCCCTCTGCTATAGTGGAGGCAGGAGTGACCACTGCCCCGCCAG gCTCTCTGATGAGAGACCCAGTGGTCATGATAAGTTTGTACCCAGAGTTCCCAGAGGACGTAAAGAAATCACTGGCAACTCGAGGtgagtttgtttttgtgattgaCAGATCAGGCAGTATGGGCAGCATGATGCATTATGGGAAAGGAGCAAAGATGCGCATTGAAAGTGCAAAG GACACTCTGCTGTTATTGTTGAAGAGTCTGCCCATGGGATGCTACTTCAATATCTATGGATTTGGCTCTCATTTTGAGTCCTTCTTCCC TCAGAGTGTCGTGTATAATCAGGAAACAATGGATCAGGCTCTGAAGAGAGTGAAGGAAATGAAATCAGACATGGGCGGCACAGAGATTTTAACGCCTCTAAAACACATCTACAGTCAGCGCTGTCACCCCGATCACCCCAGACAG CTCTTCGTCTTCACTGATGGAGAGGTGGGAAACACTAAAGAGGTGCTGGACCTGGTGAAAAGTCACGCTCACTCTCACAG GTGTTTCTCGTTCGGGATTGGTGAGGGTGCGAGTGCCGCCCTCATCACAGGAATGGCCAGAGAGGGATCTGGTCACGCTCAGTTCATCACAGACACAGACCGCATGCAGCCCAAA GTGATGCAGTCGCTCAGGTTTGCTCTGCAGCCCGCTGTGGTTAATATCTCTGTGGATTGGACCCTTCCAGATGGTCTTACTGTTGAAACACTGTCTCCTCCCATCAATGTGCTCTTCCAGGGTCAAAGGACACTCATTTATGCCCAACTGAAAGGAGAG AGTTCAGGAGGCTCTGAGGGAACAGTGACCGTCAAATACAGTCTTAAAGATCAACCAGTAACAAACCAGCTCCACTTCTGCCTCAAACCCACTGAGGAAACTGG TCTGTCCATCCACCGGCTGGCGGCTCGGACCCTGATCCGTTCTCTGGAGCAGGAGAAGAGGTCAGGTGCTGCAGATGTTGAGGGCATCAGGAGCAGGATGGTGGAGCTCAGTGTTCAGGCAGGAGTGAGCAGTGTTCATACAGCCTTCATTGCTGTTAATAAAGACAGCAGACAGACTGTGAAAGGACCCCTGCAGCAGAGAAGAGTGCAGACATGCG ATTATTCAGATTTCATTCACGCACTTGCTGCGCCAATATGTG GGCGGAGTACAATCAACTATTGCATA GACATCGATTCATTGTCACTAAAAG CCGCTCAACCGGTTCAGCCACCGGCATCTAAATTCAGAGAATATAAACAAGCTAAGCCTAAATCACTGCTGG GGAAACTGGGTCAAGCCCTGTCTCGTAATCATG attctAAATCGTTTAGACACTCAAGGATGATGGTTGAAGGCTGTCGTGCATCATCGGCAAGAAAGG TAGAGCCCCAGAAGGATCTGTTACTGGAGCTGGTTTCTCTCCAAAAGGCGTCCGGCTGCTGGGATCTGGACGCCACACTGGCCGATGTGTTTGGGAAGACGGAGGAtgagctgaccaatcagaaaccAGCACAG GTGGATGGGTCAGTATGGGCCACTCTCCTGGCTCTGATCTGGTTATACGGCTGTAAAATAGAGCAGCAGGTGGAGTGGCAGTTTGTGGCCATGAAGGCAGCGTCATGGATCGGCTCTCAGAAAG tgggtgatctgtctcagtgtgtgtgtgcggggaATGTCCTGCTCGGATGTCAGGTGACCAAAGAGACTCTGGGAATCTGA
- the LOC113066537 gene encoding von Willebrand factor A domain-containing protein 5A-like isoform X1 produces the protein MEICGLVTQNKESVPLKSISVQVRVQDHVATVSSTLQYVNEEERPLEALFVFPLPADAAVCHFSAKIGEQEIVAEVQDKESARDQYDDAVSSGQQAFLLEESAESPDVFRLSVGCLSAGQNAAVTIIYITELAVQADHSLRFCLPAVLNPRYTPAGSGAGIVSEISSGCGAVPYTLTLSVHVSSPKPISKLESNCSLDPLVFLQSDHTQATVNLSPGHMFDKDFELFVFYQDTHQPSAIVEAGVTTAPPGSLMRDPVVMISLYPEFPEDVKKSLATRGEFVFVIDRSGSMGSMMHYGKGAKMRIESAKDTLLLLLKSLPMGCYFNIYGFGSHFESFFPQSVVYNQETMDQALKRVKEMKSDMGGTEILTPLKHIYSQRCHPDHPRQLFVFTDGEVGNTKEVLDLVKSHAHSHRCFSFGIGEGASAALITGMAREGSGHAQFITDTDRMQPKVMQSLRFALQPAVVNISVDWTLPDGLTVETLSPPINVLFQGQRTLIYAQLKGESSGGSEGTVTVKYSLKDQPVTNQLHFCLKPTEETGLSIHRLAARTLIRSLEQEKRSGAADVEGIRSRMVELSVQAGVSSVHTAFIAVNKDSRQTVKGPLQQRRVQTCDYSDFIHALAAPICGRSTINYCIDIDSLSLKAAQPVQPPASKFREYKQAKPKSLLGKLGQALSRNHDSKSFRHSRMMVEGCRASSARKVEPQKDLLLELVSLQKASGCWDLDATLADVFGKTEDELTNQKPAQVDGSVWATLLALIWLYGCKIEQQVEWQFVAMKAASWIGSQKVGDLSQCVCAGNVLLGCQVTKETLGI, from the exons GCGAGGGATCAGTATGATGATGCTGTGAGTTCGGGTCAGCAGGCGTTTCTGTTGGAAGAGAGCGCTGAGAGTCCTGATGTGTTCAGACTGAGTGTGGGGTGTCTGTCGGCGGGTCAGAACGCTGCTGTCACCATCATCTACATCACTGAGCTCGCTGTGCAGGCCGACCACTCGCTGCGCTTCTGTCTGCCGGCTGTACTCAACCCTCGATACACACCAGCAG gTTCAGGTGCTGGTATCGTCTCAGAGATTTCATCAGGATGTGGAGCTGTTCCCTACACGCTGACTCTCAGTGTCCATGTGAGCTCTCCAAAGCCCATCTCCAAACTAGAGTCCAACTGCTCTCTGGATCCTCTAGTGTTCCTGCAGTCTGATCACACTCAGGCCACG GTGAATCTGAGTCCTGGTCACATGTTTGATAAGGACTTTGAGCTGTTTGTGTTCTATCAGGATACCCATCAGCCCTCTGCTATAGTGGAGGCAGGAGTGACCACTGCCCCGCCAG gCTCTCTGATGAGAGACCCAGTGGTCATGATAAGTTTGTACCCAGAGTTCCCAGAGGACGTAAAGAAATCACTGGCAACTCGAGGtgagtttgtttttgtgattgaCAGATCAGGCAGTATGGGCAGCATGATGCATTATGGGAAAGGAGCAAAGATGCGCATTGAAAGTGCAAAG GACACTCTGCTGTTATTGTTGAAGAGTCTGCCCATGGGATGCTACTTCAATATCTATGGATTTGGCTCTCATTTTGAGTCCTTCTTCCC TCAGAGTGTCGTGTATAATCAGGAAACAATGGATCAGGCTCTGAAGAGAGTGAAGGAAATGAAATCAGACATGGGCGGCACAGAGATTTTAACGCCTCTAAAACACATCTACAGTCAGCGCTGTCACCCCGATCACCCCAGACAG CTCTTCGTCTTCACTGATGGAGAGGTGGGAAACACTAAAGAGGTGCTGGACCTGGTGAAAAGTCACGCTCACTCTCACAG GTGTTTCTCGTTCGGGATTGGTGAGGGTGCGAGTGCCGCCCTCATCACAGGAATGGCCAGAGAGGGATCTGGTCACGCTCAGTTCATCACAGACACAGACCGCATGCAGCCCAAA GTGATGCAGTCGCTCAGGTTTGCTCTGCAGCCCGCTGTGGTTAATATCTCTGTGGATTGGACCCTTCCAGATGGTCTTACTGTTGAAACACTGTCTCCTCCCATCAATGTGCTCTTCCAGGGTCAAAGGACACTCATTTATGCCCAACTGAAAGGAGAG AGTTCAGGAGGCTCTGAGGGAACAGTGACCGTCAAATACAGTCTTAAAGATCAACCAGTAACAAACCAGCTCCACTTCTGCCTCAAACCCACTGAGGAAACTGG TCTGTCCATCCACCGGCTGGCGGCTCGGACCCTGATCCGTTCTCTGGAGCAGGAGAAGAGGTCAGGTGCTGCAGATGTTGAGGGCATCAGGAGCAGGATGGTGGAGCTCAGTGTTCAGGCAGGAGTGAGCAGTGTTCATACAGCCTTCATTGCTGTTAATAAAGACAGCAGACAGACTGTGAAAGGACCCCTGCAGCAGAGAAGAGTGCAGACATGCG ATTATTCAGATTTCATTCACGCACTTGCTGCGCCAATATGTG GGCGGAGTACAATCAACTATTGCATA GACATCGATTCATTGTCACTAAAAG CCGCTCAACCGGTTCAGCCACCGGCATCTAAATTCAGAGAATATAAACAAGCTAAGCCTAAATCACTGCTGG GGAAACTGGGTCAAGCCCTGTCTCGTAATCATG attctAAATCGTTTAGACACTCAAGGATGATGGTTGAAGGCTGTCGTGCATCATCGGCAAGAAAGG TAGAGCCCCAGAAGGATCTGTTACTGGAGCTGGTTTCTCTCCAAAAGGCGTCCGGCTGCTGGGATCTGGACGCCACACTGGCCGATGTGTTTGGGAAGACGGAGGAtgagctgaccaatcagaaaccAGCACAG GTGGATGGGTCAGTATGGGCCACTCTCCTGGCTCTGATCTGGTTATACGGCTGTAAAATAGAGCAGCAGGTGGAGTGGCAGTTTGTGGCCATGAAGGCAGCGTCATGGATCGGCTCTCAGAAAG tgggtgatctgtctcagtgtgtgtgtgcggggaATGTCCTGCTCGGATGTCAGGTGACCAAAGAGACTCTGGGAATCTGA
- the LOC113066537 gene encoding von Willebrand factor A domain-containing protein 5A-like isoform X3, whose product MENYGLLSENNVPVPLKSISVQVRVQDHVATVSSTLQYVNEEERPLEALFVFPLPADAAVCHFSAKIGEQEIVAEVQDKESARDQYDDAVSSGQQAFLLEESAESPDVFRLSVGCLSAGQNAAVTIIYITELAVQADHSLRFCLPAVLNPRYTPAGSGAGIVSEISSGCGAVPYTLTLSVHVSSPKPISKLESNCSLDPLVFLQSDHTQATVNLSPGHMFDKDFELFVFYQDTHQPSAIVEAGVTTAPPGSLMRDPVVMISLYPEFPEDVKKSLATRGEFVFVIDRSGSMGSMMHYGKGAKMRIESAKDTLLLLLKSLPMGCYFNIYGFGSHFESFFPQSVVYNQETMDQALKRVKEMKSDMGGTEILTPLKHIYSQRCHPDHPRQLFVFTDGEVGNTKEVLDLVKSHAHSHRCFSFGIGEGASAALITGMAREGSGHAQFITDTDRMQPKVMQSLRFALQPAVVNISVDWTLPDGLTVETLSPPINVLFQGQRTLIYAQLKGESSGGSEGTVTVKYSLKDQPVTNQLHFCLKPTEETGLSIHRLAARTLIRSLEQEKRSGAADVEGIRSRMVELSVQAGVSSVHTAFIAVNKDSRQTVKGPLQQRRVQTCDYSDFIHALAAPICGRSTINYCIDIDSLSLKAAQPVQPPASKFREYKQAKPKSLLGKLGQALSRNHDSKSFRHSRMMVEGCRASSARKVEPQKDLLLELVSLQKASGCWDLDATLADVFGKTEDELTNQKPAQVDGSVWATLLALIWLYGCKIEQQVEWQFVAMKAASWIGSQKVGDLSQCVCAGNVLLGCQVTKETLGI is encoded by the exons GCGAGGGATCAGTATGATGATGCTGTGAGTTCGGGTCAGCAGGCGTTTCTGTTGGAAGAGAGCGCTGAGAGTCCTGATGTGTTCAGACTGAGTGTGGGGTGTCTGTCGGCGGGTCAGAACGCTGCTGTCACCATCATCTACATCACTGAGCTCGCTGTGCAGGCCGACCACTCGCTGCGCTTCTGTCTGCCGGCTGTACTCAACCCTCGATACACACCAGCAG gTTCAGGTGCTGGTATCGTCTCAGAGATTTCATCAGGATGTGGAGCTGTTCCCTACACGCTGACTCTCAGTGTCCATGTGAGCTCTCCAAAGCCCATCTCCAAACTAGAGTCCAACTGCTCTCTGGATCCTCTAGTGTTCCTGCAGTCTGATCACACTCAGGCCACG GTGAATCTGAGTCCTGGTCACATGTTTGATAAGGACTTTGAGCTGTTTGTGTTCTATCAGGATACCCATCAGCCCTCTGCTATAGTGGAGGCAGGAGTGACCACTGCCCCGCCAG gCTCTCTGATGAGAGACCCAGTGGTCATGATAAGTTTGTACCCAGAGTTCCCAGAGGACGTAAAGAAATCACTGGCAACTCGAGGtgagtttgtttttgtgattgaCAGATCAGGCAGTATGGGCAGCATGATGCATTATGGGAAAGGAGCAAAGATGCGCATTGAAAGTGCAAAG GACACTCTGCTGTTATTGTTGAAGAGTCTGCCCATGGGATGCTACTTCAATATCTATGGATTTGGCTCTCATTTTGAGTCCTTCTTCCC TCAGAGTGTCGTGTATAATCAGGAAACAATGGATCAGGCTCTGAAGAGAGTGAAGGAAATGAAATCAGACATGGGCGGCACAGAGATTTTAACGCCTCTAAAACACATCTACAGTCAGCGCTGTCACCCCGATCACCCCAGACAG CTCTTCGTCTTCACTGATGGAGAGGTGGGAAACACTAAAGAGGTGCTGGACCTGGTGAAAAGTCACGCTCACTCTCACAG GTGTTTCTCGTTCGGGATTGGTGAGGGTGCGAGTGCCGCCCTCATCACAGGAATGGCCAGAGAGGGATCTGGTCACGCTCAGTTCATCACAGACACAGACCGCATGCAGCCCAAA GTGATGCAGTCGCTCAGGTTTGCTCTGCAGCCCGCTGTGGTTAATATCTCTGTGGATTGGACCCTTCCAGATGGTCTTACTGTTGAAACACTGTCTCCTCCCATCAATGTGCTCTTCCAGGGTCAAAGGACACTCATTTATGCCCAACTGAAAGGAGAG AGTTCAGGAGGCTCTGAGGGAACAGTGACCGTCAAATACAGTCTTAAAGATCAACCAGTAACAAACCAGCTCCACTTCTGCCTCAAACCCACTGAGGAAACTGG TCTGTCCATCCACCGGCTGGCGGCTCGGACCCTGATCCGTTCTCTGGAGCAGGAGAAGAGGTCAGGTGCTGCAGATGTTGAGGGCATCAGGAGCAGGATGGTGGAGCTCAGTGTTCAGGCAGGAGTGAGCAGTGTTCATACAGCCTTCATTGCTGTTAATAAAGACAGCAGACAGACTGTGAAAGGACCCCTGCAGCAGAGAAGAGTGCAGACATGCG ATTATTCAGATTTCATTCACGCACTTGCTGCGCCAATATGTG GGCGGAGTACAATCAACTATTGCATA GACATCGATTCATTGTCACTAAAAG CCGCTCAACCGGTTCAGCCACCGGCATCTAAATTCAGAGAATATAAACAAGCTAAGCCTAAATCACTGCTGG GGAAACTGGGTCAAGCCCTGTCTCGTAATCATG attctAAATCGTTTAGACACTCAAGGATGATGGTTGAAGGCTGTCGTGCATCATCGGCAAGAAAGG TAGAGCCCCAGAAGGATCTGTTACTGGAGCTGGTTTCTCTCCAAAAGGCGTCCGGCTGCTGGGATCTGGACGCCACACTGGCCGATGTGTTTGGGAAGACGGAGGAtgagctgaccaatcagaaaccAGCACAG GTGGATGGGTCAGTATGGGCCACTCTCCTGGCTCTGATCTGGTTATACGGCTGTAAAATAGAGCAGCAGGTGGAGTGGCAGTTTGTGGCCATGAAGGCAGCGTCATGGATCGGCTCTCAGAAAG tgggtgatctgtctcagtgtgtgtgtgcggggaATGTCCTGCTCGGATGTCAGGTGACCAAAGAGACTCTGGGAATCTGA
- the LOC113066537 gene encoding von Willebrand factor A domain-containing protein 5A-like isoform X5: MEICGLVTQNKESVPLKSISVQVRVQDHVATVSSTLQYVNEEERPLEALFVFPLPADAAVCHFSAKIGEQEIVAEVQDKESARDQYDDAVSSGQQAFLLEESAESPDVFRLSVGCLSAGQNAAVTIIYITELAVQADHSLRFCLPAVLNPRYTPAGSGAGIVSEISSGCGAVPYTLTLSVHVSSPKPISKLESNCSLDPLVFLQSDHTQATVNLSPGHMFDKDFELFVFYQDTHQPSAIVEAGVTTAPPGSLMRDPVVMISLYPEFPEDVKKSLATRGEFVFVIDRSGSMGSMMHYGKGAKMRIESAKDTLLLLLKSLPMGCYFNIYGFGSHFESFFPQSVVYNQETMDQALKRVKEMKSDMGGTEILTPLKHIYSQRCHPDHPRQLFVFTDGEVGNTKEVLDLVKSHAHSHRCFSFGIGEGASAALITGMAREGSGHAQFITDTDRMQPKVMQSLRFALQPAVVNISVDWTLPDGLTVETLSPPINVLFQGQRTLIYAQLKGESSGGSEGTVTVKYSLKDQPVTNQLHFCLKPTEETGLSIHRLAARTLIRSLEQEKRSGAADVEGIRSRMVELSVQAGVSSVHTAFIAVNKDSRQTVKGPLQQRRVQTCDYSDFIHALAAPICGRSTINYCIDIDSLSLKAAQPVQPPASKFREYKQAKPKSLLGKLGQALSRNHDSKSFRHSRMMVEGCRASSARKEPQKDLLLELVSLQKASGCWDLDATLADVFGKTEDELTNQKPAQVDGSVWATLLALIWLYGCKIEQQVEWQFVAMKAASWIGSQKVGDLSQCVCAGNVLLGCQVTKETLGI, encoded by the exons GCGAGGGATCAGTATGATGATGCTGTGAGTTCGGGTCAGCAGGCGTTTCTGTTGGAAGAGAGCGCTGAGAGTCCTGATGTGTTCAGACTGAGTGTGGGGTGTCTGTCGGCGGGTCAGAACGCTGCTGTCACCATCATCTACATCACTGAGCTCGCTGTGCAGGCCGACCACTCGCTGCGCTTCTGTCTGCCGGCTGTACTCAACCCTCGATACACACCAGCAG gTTCAGGTGCTGGTATCGTCTCAGAGATTTCATCAGGATGTGGAGCTGTTCCCTACACGCTGACTCTCAGTGTCCATGTGAGCTCTCCAAAGCCCATCTCCAAACTAGAGTCCAACTGCTCTCTGGATCCTCTAGTGTTCCTGCAGTCTGATCACACTCAGGCCACG GTGAATCTGAGTCCTGGTCACATGTTTGATAAGGACTTTGAGCTGTTTGTGTTCTATCAGGATACCCATCAGCCCTCTGCTATAGTGGAGGCAGGAGTGACCACTGCCCCGCCAG gCTCTCTGATGAGAGACCCAGTGGTCATGATAAGTTTGTACCCAGAGTTCCCAGAGGACGTAAAGAAATCACTGGCAACTCGAGGtgagtttgtttttgtgattgaCAGATCAGGCAGTATGGGCAGCATGATGCATTATGGGAAAGGAGCAAAGATGCGCATTGAAAGTGCAAAG GACACTCTGCTGTTATTGTTGAAGAGTCTGCCCATGGGATGCTACTTCAATATCTATGGATTTGGCTCTCATTTTGAGTCCTTCTTCCC TCAGAGTGTCGTGTATAATCAGGAAACAATGGATCAGGCTCTGAAGAGAGTGAAGGAAATGAAATCAGACATGGGCGGCACAGAGATTTTAACGCCTCTAAAACACATCTACAGTCAGCGCTGTCACCCCGATCACCCCAGACAG CTCTTCGTCTTCACTGATGGAGAGGTGGGAAACACTAAAGAGGTGCTGGACCTGGTGAAAAGTCACGCTCACTCTCACAG GTGTTTCTCGTTCGGGATTGGTGAGGGTGCGAGTGCCGCCCTCATCACAGGAATGGCCAGAGAGGGATCTGGTCACGCTCAGTTCATCACAGACACAGACCGCATGCAGCCCAAA GTGATGCAGTCGCTCAGGTTTGCTCTGCAGCCCGCTGTGGTTAATATCTCTGTGGATTGGACCCTTCCAGATGGTCTTACTGTTGAAACACTGTCTCCTCCCATCAATGTGCTCTTCCAGGGTCAAAGGACACTCATTTATGCCCAACTGAAAGGAGAG AGTTCAGGAGGCTCTGAGGGAACAGTGACCGTCAAATACAGTCTTAAAGATCAACCAGTAACAAACCAGCTCCACTTCTGCCTCAAACCCACTGAGGAAACTGG TCTGTCCATCCACCGGCTGGCGGCTCGGACCCTGATCCGTTCTCTGGAGCAGGAGAAGAGGTCAGGTGCTGCAGATGTTGAGGGCATCAGGAGCAGGATGGTGGAGCTCAGTGTTCAGGCAGGAGTGAGCAGTGTTCATACAGCCTTCATTGCTGTTAATAAAGACAGCAGACAGACTGTGAAAGGACCCCTGCAGCAGAGAAGAGTGCAGACATGCG ATTATTCAGATTTCATTCACGCACTTGCTGCGCCAATATGTG GGCGGAGTACAATCAACTATTGCATA GACATCGATTCATTGTCACTAAAAG CCGCTCAACCGGTTCAGCCACCGGCATCTAAATTCAGAGAATATAAACAAGCTAAGCCTAAATCACTGCTGG GGAAACTGGGTCAAGCCCTGTCTCGTAATCATG attctAAATCGTTTAGACACTCAAGGATGATGGTTGAAGGCTGTCGTGCATCATCGGCAAGAAAGG AGCCCCAGAAGGATCTGTTACTGGAGCTGGTTTCTCTCCAAAAGGCGTCCGGCTGCTGGGATCTGGACGCCACACTGGCCGATGTGTTTGGGAAGACGGAGGAtgagctgaccaatcagaaaccAGCACAG GTGGATGGGTCAGTATGGGCCACTCTCCTGGCTCTGATCTGGTTATACGGCTGTAAAATAGAGCAGCAGGTGGAGTGGCAGTTTGTGGCCATGAAGGCAGCGTCATGGATCGGCTCTCAGAAAG tgggtgatctgtctcagtgtgtgtgtgcggggaATGTCCTGCTCGGATGTCAGGTGACCAAAGAGACTCTGGGAATCTGA